Proteins encoded by one window of Channa argus isolate prfri chromosome 1, Channa argus male v1.0, whole genome shotgun sequence:
- the LOC137100316 gene encoding major histocompatibility complex class I-related gene protein-like produces the protein MKTPLLLLVFFCHLSSPLNHTLKFFLMASSGTSNLPDFLAVAVVNDIETGYCDSSNKTEVKQDAWKRLLGDNPPLSEFFTRICLTTMPKLFRAKLHTVTQPLNQSGGVHILQRMCGCVWDQNTGKTSSFLKYGYDGEDFIKLDLKKKSWDALVPLAVHTKLQWDTDKHRITKTESFFANRCLPWLKTYVEYGNSSSLITVPPSVSLLQKSPSSPVSCHATGFYPDRATMFWRKDEEELHEDVDHGEILPNHDGTFQMRVDLNISSIKPEDWRRYDCVFQLSGVDDIITKLDKAVIRTNWVPPSQVPAGAVIGVVVGLMLLSVCITGLFIWWKKKKKVFTSYKGFRPTNSFPQFSKDFSSSTNSAPD, from the exons ATGAAGACGCCATTGTTGTTGCTTGTCTTCTTCTGTCACCTTTCATCTCCAC TGAATCACACTTTGAAGTTTTTCCTCATGGCATCTTCTGGAACCTCAAACCTCCCAGATTTTCTGGCTGTCGCTGTGGTTAATGACATTGAGACGGGTTACTGCGACAGCAGCAATAAAACGGAAGTGAAACAGGATGCGTGGAAACGGTTGTTGGGTGACAATCCGCCGCTGTCCGAGTTCTTCACTCGGATATGTTTAACAACTATGCCCAAGCTGTTCAGGGCCAAGCTCCACACTGTCACGCAGCCCCTCAACCAAAGTGGAG GAGTCCACATTTTACAGCGAATGTGCGGCTGTGTTTGGGACCAAAATACAGGAAAGACTTCAAGTTTTTTAAAGTATGGTTATGATGGAGAGGACTTTATAAAACTGGACCTGAAGAAAAAGTCTTGGGATGCTCTGGTACCACTAGCTGTTCATACCAAACTGCAATGGGATACTGACAAACACAGAATAACAAAGACTGAGAGCTTCTTTGCAAATCGGTGTCTTCCATGGCTGAAGACGTATGTGGAGTATGGGAATAGCTCTTCACTTATAACAG ttcctccctcagtgtctctgctccagaagtctccgtcctctccagtcagctgccacgctacaggtttctaccctgacagagccacaatgttctggaggaaagatgaagaggagcttcatgaggacgtggaccatggagagatcctccccaaccatgatggaaccttccagatgagagttgatctgaacatttcatcaatcaaacctgaagactggaggagatacgactgtgtgtttcagctctctggtgttgatgacatcatcactaaACTGGACAAAGCTGTGATCAGGACCAACTGGG TTCCTCCCTCACAGGTTCCTGCTGGTGCTGTCATTGGAGTTGTTGtaggactgatgctgctgtcagtctgcatcactgGACTCTTCATCtggtggaagaagaagaaaaaggttttcacGTCTTACAAAG GGTTCAGACCTACAAACAGTTTCCCACAGTTTTCAAAAG ACTTTTCATCAAGCACAAATTCAGCTCCTGACTGA